Proteins encoded by one window of Oreochromis niloticus isolate F11D_XX linkage group LG17, O_niloticus_UMD_NMBU, whole genome shotgun sequence:
- the tmem125a gene encoding transmembrane protein 125, with translation MPELDNLPPAREARSPELGLNGPADPAQIQHSILEEQVELWWFRDPGKSVLCYCVAVILILGCGLGGVGLLSTTTSVSSEWRLGTGTALCLLALGVLLKQLLSSAVQDMNCVRSRQRIDMLKSGGLSDLLVVLITGLSLLICGGVLLRLALANHMPKPGQALNDMYISGVVLLAGGGAAVVGVGIYSVVVILLERTRHGRRFVDRVLHIFTVSGHMDRHARRETTSSLANLI, from the coding sequence ATGCCGGAGCTGGACAACCTTCCCCCCGCGAGGGAAGCCAGGAGTCCTGAACTGGGCCTTAATGGTCCAGCAGACCCAGCACAGATTCAGCACAGCATCCTAGAGGAACAAGTGGAGCTGTGGTGGTTCAGAGATCCTGGAAAGTCTGTCCTCTGCTACTGCGTCGCTGTGATTCTCATCCTGGGTTGCGGACTCGGGGGCGTCGGCCTTCTTTCGACTACCACCAGCGTCTCGAGTGAGTGGCGGCTCGGTACGGGCACAGCTTTGTGCCTGCTAGCCTTGGGAGTCCTGCTCAAACAACTTCTCAGCTCAGCCGTGCAGGACATGAATTGCGTTCGGAGCCGACAGCGGATCGACATGCTAAAGAGCGGCGGTTTATCCGACCTTCTAGTGGTTTTAATTACCGGGCTGTCACTGTTGATTTGTGGAGGGGTTCTACTGCGTCTGGCCCTTGCCAACCATATGCCAAAGCCTGGCCAAGCCCTTAATGACATGTACATTTCTGGAGTGGTTTTGCTGGCTGGAGgtggagctgcagttgtgggTGTTGGGATATACTCTGTAGTGGTGATCCTTCTTGAGAGGACGAGGCACGGACGGCGGTTTGTAGACCGGGTTTTGCACATCTTCACTGTTTCAGGACATATGGACCGTCATGCTCGAAGAGAGACTACCTCCAGTTTGGCTAACCTTATATGA